From Melospiza melodia melodia isolate bMelMel2 unplaced genomic scaffold, bMelMel2.pri scaffold_370, whole genome shotgun sequence, a single genomic window includes:
- the UXT gene encoding protein UXT codes for MAAAEKAQRYEAFVSDVLQRDLRRVQEQRDAVFEQQAQVLQLRSALSRLQDAAAPLRTQVDLGCNFFVSAEVPDPRRVFVALGFGFFAELTLPEALRHLERRSSLLQRLSDSLTRDGAKIRAHIRLVLEGLRELQGLQEPPVTSDP; via the exons ATGGCGGCGGCGGAGAAGGCGCAGCGCTACGAGGCGTTCGTCAGCGACGTCCTGCAGCGAGACCTGAG GCGGGTGCAGGAGCAGCGCGACGCCGTCTTCGAGCAGCAGGCGCAGGTGCTGCAGCTCCGCTCCGCCCTCAGCCGCCTGCAG gatgcCGCCGCCCCCCTGCGCACCCAGGTGGATCTCGGCTGCAATTTCTTCGTCAGTGCCGAAGT CCCGGACCCCCGGCGCGTGTTCGTGGCTCTGGGGTTCGGGTTCTTCGCGGAGCTGACGCTGCCCGAGGCCCTTCGGCACCTGGAGCGCCGCAGTTCCCTCCTGCAGAG GCTCAGCGATTCCCTGACGCGCGACGGGGCCAAGATCCGCGCCCACATCCGGCTGGTGCTGGAG GGCCTGcgggagctgcaggggctgcaggagccccccgTGACCTCTGACCCCTGA